One Bradyrhizobium sp. ISRA464 genomic window carries:
- a CDS encoding PRC-barrel domain-containing protein: protein MPSAKRRASKILQEYAEAQSELIGKTVVLTDGKAGMVENVWLDELHGLRISIKGHDGRWPVSTIKLVES from the coding sequence ATGCCATCGGCGAAGCGCCGGGCGTCAAAAATTTTGCAAGAATACGCAGAGGCGCAATCCGAATTGATCGGCAAAACCGTCGTCCTTACCGACGGAAAGGCCGGCATGGTGGAGAACGTTTGGCTGGATGAATTGCACGGGCTTCGGATTTCGATCAAAGGCCATGATGGAAGATGGCCGGTCTCAACCATCAAGCTTGTGGAGAGCTAG
- a CDS encoding nuclear transport factor 2 family protein, with protein sequence MSNARDGFDTIAIVVDWIDACKQCRLDDLLDLYDETATVECCEGGSFQGRTAMKWYWSQRLAASGADAFEIDALMPEEDGVSLDYRGYDGKRVRTYFQFTDAGKIRLTACAPIKEAA encoded by the coding sequence ATGTCGAATGCTCGGGACGGCTTCGATACTATCGCTATTGTTGTCGATTGGATCGACGCCTGTAAGCAGTGTCGCTTGGATGATTTGTTAGACCTCTATGATGAGACGGCTACGGTCGAGTGCTGCGAGGGCGGGAGCTTTCAAGGCCGAACCGCGATGAAATGGTACTGGAGTCAAAGGCTCGCGGCATCCGGAGCCGATGCTTTCGAGATCGACGCATTGATGCCCGAAGAAGACGGTGTTTCGCTCGACTATCGGGGATATGACGGCAAGCGCGTGCGGACGTATTTCCAGTTTACGGATGCTGGAAAAATCCGGCTCACGGCCTGCGCGCCGATCAAAGAGGCCGCTTAG
- a CDS encoding ParB/Srx family N-terminal domain-containing protein produces MDALTRSSGVEMWPIGRLRPYARNSRRHSPEQIEQIAASIRQWGWTMPILAADDGMVLAGHGRLAAGKQLGFTEVPVIVARGWTDQQKRAYVIADNRLTDASDWVDEMLRLELADLVEGGFEIALTGITEDELSRLSVGVGELEQMPELPDGDRSPFRDMTFILYGEQFGIVERAIARATKPRAPDNPNRSPQGNALAAICAEYLVFCPVSS; encoded by the coding sequence ATGGATGCTTTGACGCGATCGAGCGGCGTGGAGATGTGGCCGATCGGGCGGTTGCGGCCCTATGCGCGCAATTCGCGCCGGCATTCGCCCGAGCAAATCGAGCAGATCGCGGCGTCAATCCGGCAATGGGGCTGGACGATGCCGATCCTCGCGGCCGACGACGGCATGGTGCTGGCCGGTCACGGCCGATTGGCCGCCGGGAAGCAGTTGGGATTTACCGAGGTCCCGGTCATTGTGGCGCGCGGTTGGACCGATCAGCAAAAGCGCGCCTATGTCATTGCTGATAATCGGCTGACCGATGCCAGCGATTGGGTTGACGAGATGCTGCGGCTCGAATTGGCCGACCTCGTGGAGGGCGGTTTCGAGATCGCGCTGACCGGCATTACCGAGGACGAGCTATCGAGGCTATCGGTCGGGGTCGGCGAATTGGAGCAGATGCCCGAATTGCCGGACGGCGATCGGTCGCCTTTCCGCGACATGACGTTCATCCTGTACGGGGAGCAATTCGGGATCGTCGAGCGCGCGATAGCCAGGGCGACCAAGCCGCGCGCCCCGGACAATCCCAACCGATCGCCGCAAGGCAATGCGCTCGCCGCGATCTGCGCCGAATATCTAGTGTTCTGTCCCGTTAGTTCGTAG
- a CDS encoding IS630 family transposase — MRTGRPKAMLTISGDERTQLTAITRSRSLPAALTLRAKIVLACEREPSNALVATRLGIGPHTIGKWRNRFIANRIEGLYDEMRTGRPRTVADEAVAELITKTLARKPKAATHWSVRAIAQETGIAKSTVHRLFQLFGLQPHRTRSFKLSTDPFFVEKLRDVVGLYLNPPDKAVVLCVDEKSQIQALERTQPMLPMGFGYIEGVTHDYQRHGTTTLFAALNVLDGEIIAQCKPRHRHPEFLAFLRHIEANVPDQLDIHLVVDNYATHKHPKVRTWLARRPRWHIHFTPTYASWLNQVERFFALITQRAIRRGSFDSTADLITKIDRFIRTHNANSRPFVWTATADSILQKLARLCRRISRDRTLERVS, encoded by the coding sequence ATGCGCACCGGACGCCCGAAGGCGATGCTGACGATTTCCGGCGATGAACGCACACAGCTCACGGCCATAACACGGTCGCGCTCGCTCCCTGCGGCGCTGACGCTGCGAGCAAAGATCGTGCTTGCCTGCGAACGTGAGCCGAGCAACGCCCTCGTGGCGACGCGGCTTGGTATCGGCCCCCATACGATCGGCAAATGGCGCAATCGCTTCATCGCAAATCGCATCGAGGGTCTCTACGACGAGATGCGTACCGGCAGGCCTCGCACGGTTGCGGATGAGGCTGTGGCAGAGCTGATCACCAAGACACTCGCTCGCAAGCCCAAAGCCGCAACCCATTGGAGCGTGCGCGCCATCGCCCAAGAGACGGGAATTGCCAAAAGCACGGTTCATCGCCTGTTCCAACTCTTCGGTCTGCAGCCTCACCGTACCCGCAGTTTTAAACTCTCGACCGATCCCTTCTTTGTCGAGAAGTTGCGTGACGTCGTCGGGCTCTATCTCAATCCGCCTGATAAGGCTGTGGTGCTTTGCGTCGACGAGAAGAGCCAAATTCAGGCCCTCGAACGAACCCAGCCCATGCTTCCTATGGGGTTCGGCTACATCGAAGGTGTCACCCACGACTACCAGCGTCATGGCACGACCACCTTGTTCGCCGCCCTCAACGTGCTCGACGGCGAAATCATCGCTCAATGCAAACCCCGCCATCGCCACCCGGAGTTCCTCGCCTTCCTGCGTCACATCGAAGCTAACGTGCCGGACCAACTGGACATCCATCTAGTCGTTGACAACTACGCCACCCACAAGCATCCCAAGGTCAGGACCTGGCTCGCCCGCCGGCCGCGTTGGCACATTCACTTCACGCCAACCTACGCCTCCTGGCTCAACCAGGTCGAACGCTTCTTCGCGCTCATCACCCAACGCGCCATTCGGCGAGGATCGTTCGATTCCACCGCCGACCTCATCACAAAAATCGACCGCTTTATCCGCACCCACAATGCAAATTCACGTCCCTTCGTTTGGACCGCTACCGCGGATTCCATCCTCCAGAAACTCGCGCGACTTTGTCGACGAATTTCCCGGGACAGAACACTAGAGCGCGTCTCATAA
- a CDS encoding PilZ domain-containing protein — translation MNGKRDTQRQIGMKAGTILFGGSGIDCLVRNMSVGGANLEVESQIGIPGSFDLVIEAEHSNHRCHVVWRKARRIGVAFD, via the coding sequence ATGAACGGCAAGCGAGATACCCAGCGCCAGATTGGCATGAAGGCGGGAACAATCTTGTTCGGCGGCTCTGGTATCGACTGTTTGGTCCGTAACATGTCAGTCGGCGGTGCGAATCTTGAAGTCGAAAGCCAAATCGGCATCCCCGGTTCATTTGATCTTGTTATTGAAGCCGAGCATAGTAACCACCGTTGTCACGTCGTTTGGCGGAAGGCACGCCGGATCGGCGTTGCATTTGATTAG